A window of Macrococcus sp. 19Msa1099 genomic DNA:
TCAGACAATGGTGGCAATTGAAATGGATGCTTCGAGCAATAATTTTAATGAATTCGTTAAACATAGTGAAAAATCGATGGAATCCTATACAGGAATAATAACAAATGAACAATCGACAGACGAAAAGACAAGTATCTATGTGCCGGAACATCCTTCAGAGACTAAGAGATATAGTTACCTTGCAGATATAATTAGTGTAGATGATATTAATAAAGCAGTGCTTGGTGATAAAAATAGTATTATCGAACGTAAAGATAAAAATGACTCAAAAACATACAACTCTAATACAGGTATTGTGAAAGTAAAAAATAAATCAACGTATAAATTCAATAATTTATCAGAAGTCAATCATGCTAAACCTCGACCGCTTGAACACTTAATCAGCAGTTTCAATTTTATTAGTGAACATGGCGGATTTACTGATGATTATCGTTATTTTGATATAAAATCATCTGATAATGCAATCAGCTATCAAATGTTCTTTAAAGGATATCCAGTATTTCATGAAAATCATCTTAGTGAAATTGATATTGTATGGGGAGATAAAGATGTTTATGAATATAAACGTGGTTTATATTCAACAAGCGTAGCAGTCCCTTCAACAAAAGATATTGCTAAACTTCCTTCGGCTGAAGAGGTCCGTTATAAACTCGCATCAAATCAGGAATATCATTTTGATCAAGTCAGTAATATGATGGTCGGCTTTAACATGGTCTATTCAGATCAGGATACAATTCAATCTACATTATCTTTCGAGCCGGAGTGGTATGTGAAATACAATAATGAGTGGAGATTGTATCAAGATGGGAGGCTCGTATAATGGATTGGAAGCACACAACGTCATTGTTTATATTTGTATTTCTCATCATTAATATAACATTAGGCTATATATACTATGAGAAAGTACAACGTGCGAATATTGTAGAGGATACGAGCAGTGAAAAATTAGATTTTAAAAAAGAAGGTATTAAATTAACGAAGCTTCCTTCTGCAGAGAATGTAAAGATGAATATCGTATCAGGTAAAAGTGCTGGGTTCACACAAAGCTCTTCTGATTTAGAAAAAAAAAGTGAAGAACTGAGCACAGTGACAAAAGTAGAAATTAAACCGGCAATTAAATTAACAGCAATTCAAGAAGATGATATTATAAAAGGTATTAAAAATTATTTACTTACTGAGATTGATAAAGGAAAAGAATATACTTTAAGCGGTATTGATCGTGCTAATAAAAAGTTATATTTCGATCAGATGTATGGAGAATATCCAATATTAAATAATGATAAAGCACAGATAAAGTTTTCATATAACGAAAAGAATGAAGTAACATCATTTGAACAAACATATTTGAAAGACATCCAAGAAGGATTAGGAAAAAATAATGAAAAGAAAAAAGTAATCCCAGCGATAGAAGCATTAGAGGTACTTTATTATCAAACAAAATTAGAACGCGGCGATGAAGTTATGAGCGTACGTTTAGGATATTATTCCATTGTGCGTGAAGTAAGAGGACAAGTATTAAAGCCGACCTGGCAAGTCGCAGTTCGTAAGGTGGATTCGTCTATTGAAACGTACTATGTAGACGCGGTGAATCCAGAACAACCAATATTGTAATTTAAGTGAGTGATAGAATGATTAATATGTCAGTATTAGCAAGTGGAAGTACAGGAAATGCAGTTTACGTAGAAAGTGAAAAGGGATCACTTTTAGTAGATGCAGGACTAACAGGTAAGAAGATAGAAGGATTATTCGATCAGATTGATCGTAAAGTAGAAAACTTAAACGGGATACTTGTAACACACGAACACATCGACCATATTAAAGGACTCGGCGTATTGGCACGTAAATATCAATTACCAATATACGCGAATGAGAAGACATGGGAAAGAATTGAACATGCAGATAAGAAAATACCGAGTGATC
This region includes:
- the yycI gene encoding two-component system regulatory protein YycI, giving the protein MDWKHTTSLFIFVFLIINITLGYIYYEKVQRANIVEDTSSEKLDFKKEGIKLTKLPSAENVKMNIVSGKSAGFTQSSSDLEKKSEELSTVTKVEIKPAIKLTAIQEDDIIKGIKNYLLTEIDKGKEYTLSGIDRANKKLYFDQMYGEYPILNNDKAQIKFSYNEKNEVTSFEQTYLKDIQEGLGKNNEKKKVIPAIEALEVLYYQTKLERGDEVMSVRLGYYSIVREVRGQVLKPTWQVAVRKVDSSIETYYVDAVNPEQPIL
- the yycH gene encoding two-component system activity regulator YycH, giving the protein MYKSIFKGLTLFILVLMSVILTYKIWNFKPNLVNVENSITKSSTALSPKNLDNIHSAFLPYQAVSYANNNIYGTTNKDILLEYINSLSNKKITAISTKQLNINYMPKGMKERFLILDFASDFPLSMYLSDILDSTFKGDVDETFNRLIVDSYSKDNLVLYVITDHQTMVAIEMDASSNNFNEFVKHSEKSMESYTGIITNEQSTDEKTSIYVPEHPSETKRYSYLADIISVDDINKAVLGDKNSIIERKDKNDSKTYNSNTGIVKVKNKSTYKFNNLSEVNHAKPRPLEHLISSFNFISEHGGFTDDYRYFDIKSSDNAISYQMFFKGYPVFHENHLSEIDIVWGDKDVYEYKRGLYSTSVAVPSTKDIAKLPSAEEVRYKLASNQEYHFDQVSNMMVGFNMVYSDQDTIQSTLSFEPEWYVKYNNEWRLYQDGRLV